The Arachis ipaensis cultivar K30076 chromosome B07, Araip1.1, whole genome shotgun sequence genomic interval atgagtgttttttttttttttttttttttgcaatgtgAAATTGGTTTCTCTTTATCTAAAGCTAAACTTTATATCACAAACCCTTTATAGACTTCATACCAGCCATCGGATATCACATCACATGAATTACACTACAACTTTTTTGTGAATGGCTCATATGAATCACACTACAACTTTTTTGTGAATGGCTCATATGAATCCACCTTTAGAGATTGTTGAAGATTTGGATTTATAACAATAAAATCTTTACATCAGGAATATATTAATATGAATACTAAATGTACAAATGATTCTAATTTGCTATTTCTTGTATGTTTAACACGCTACCTTTGATGGTTGTACTAACATTTTTTTGTACATTCATAAATCAATGAATCTAGACACAATTGTAACAATTTCTCAATGGTATCTAATTTAATTGTAATCCTATTACTATTATTAGGTTAGAGATTAGCAAATGCAGCAAATATTGGAACACTGGGAGACAGAGGAGCACAAAAGAAACTTACTGCTTCCTTTACGGTGGAAAGTGCAGCCATTACACAAGCAGCTGATACATTGGCAATGAGAGTTCCAAATGGCATCCATTTAAACAACCCTGCCCTTCCTAATCCACGACCGTTGAGCCGAGCTAAGAACCATCGAATCCACACACCTACAGGTCCAACCATGCAAGCGAACCATAACTCGGCACCACTTCCACCATTCTTGAACTTAGCCTTCAGCAGTGCACCACTCACACCCCATAATATTCCTAAAATCACCAAGAACATCGTCATAGCCGCCAAGTGACGTTGGGGGCTATCTACTCTGCAGTTCTCAGAGTTATTACCACTTCCTGAACACATATTCAGCTTATTTAGAAGCCACTTGAACCCCTTGGCAGTTTCAATTCCAACTATGATGGAAAATCCAACAAGAAATAAGCCTGCAAAACAAACCCACTCAGTAATGCTAAATGCTAATCTAGCCGGCAAAAACACTTCAAAAATTCAATAGACTAAGATCATATTTATAACTAAAAGGAAACTTCTCTTATCTAGTGGACCTATTTACCAAGTAAAAAACCGAGTATGGCGAAGAGCCAGTGTCCGGAGACACTGAGTTGAAGCATTTTCTGATTCCAACCACTGAAAGTTGTAAGGCTTCCTAGGTAACCAGTTGTTATTGCTATAGCTAGATGTTCTGAAACTTGAGATATGTCGGTTTTGAATACAACACCAAACCATCCCATCAAAAATGAACCAATCTGAAATAACATGTAAAATAATTACATTAAGTTTCATTGTTTTCCAACAGCAATTTTATTTTGCTATCAGTTTAAGCGTACCATTTATTATTATGTAGTAAAAAAGGATTCATAACTAATTTGTAACTGGGTAGTTCTGTAGAAAAAGGCCTTTAGCGCATCACTAGTTGAATATCATAGGAAGGTTCAAATCAGATTTTCAGTTGTTCAACTCTCTAGATTTATTTAAAAAGTACACAATGAAAAAGCAGCTCCACTAACTACAGGATCAGAAACCAAAACTTTCTTATTTGGCCCCACCTTCAGCTTAGAAAGTGCTACAAATTTAGACATGGTGCTTTTAAGCANNNNNNNNNNNNNNAAATAACAGGGAAAGAAACGGCTACCATATTAGCAGGAAGATCAAGGTAAAGAACAGTTTTGTTGCTTGTCAAATTGGCTTCCCCAGGGCCAAATAGCTTCTGCAGTAAATATCTTGTTAAGACCTGCATATATAGTTACTGTGGCTATTAGAATCTTGGTTTAATACCAGCTAAAGAATATCAATAAGCAATTAAGCACTCATCAATTACAAGCAAAAAAAATAGCAAATACTGTAAAGTTAGTAATCAATCTAATTAAGTTTAATAACCAAGTTTAAGAGGATATTTACGTACCCCTAGAATTCCGAAAACAGCCATATGAATCATACATGAAGCATAGTCCAGAAACTCTGGCAAACCTTTACGAGTTTCCTGAATGTACAAACacataaaaaaaaatgtaagCCATACCATGATATATATGATTAGATCTATCCACATATAACACTTTACATAAACTTCAAATCTTGTCCTAAATTACAAATACTAAAAATGAAAACATGAGATGGAGAAGAGAGATAGATAGCTCACTTTCTTTGGTTCTTCAGAAGGCAAAACTGCATCGGTGGTGGAAAGAGGAGAAGCTACGAGCTGAGGTGGCAAAGGCCTAATAGCAGAAGAGGCTCTTGGCGGTTGCAGTTGTTCCACGTCAGCAGCAGTACCGCCATTCTCATCTGATTTTGTTTCATCGAAGGAGAACCTGAAGCTGTTGGTAGCGCTGAACCTTCTGCTCGGAAGTGCGCGATCTCCAATGTCACCGGCTTCTGAAACGCTCTCGCTCTCGGCGTCATCGTCGTTTTCCGTGCGGTGGCTGACGTGGCTGGATACGCTGAGTGAGCGCCTCCTAATGGAAGAAGAACCCGCGCcactgttcaatctctccattgttATTcaacaaagaaaataagaaccGCACGGGAAACTTGCGCGTCACTGCGTATTTGGTATTTTATAACTAACTGTGCTTTGTTTGTTTTTTGTGCTATTTTTTGTGTGGCGCTACTTTTCGTGTGGCACAGTGCAGTTAATGTGGCGCAGCCACGGGTCCTCGTTTTACCCAACAACTTGGTTCGCAATTTGCTACTGCTTATTATatttggtattttaattattattattattattattattattcatttttcATATTTAGAACTATGTAATTATGGATTTATTGTCTATAGCTATTAGTTAATACTTAGTCCACCGTGTTAAGAAGGAATGACAGAATGAGACATGATATTTGAGAATGAATTCTTtccattgttaaaaaaaattgggaGCGTAAagtatgatttttaattttttattatttttttatatttattttttattttatttataaaattaatagtgagagattataatttacttttttaattattaaaaaaattaaaaaatatatatttttattatattgaaatatattaaaaatagaaaGAATAATATGTATTTAGGAACacgattttatttatttatgattaaaattaatttttacatataaattatttaatcaaATGAGTCCATTCAAATTATTACACTTGTATGAACACAATTTTTTTGCGGTTTTGCTgcacgctttttttttttttttcttcctccttTATCATGACTATCATCGTTATAGTCATTGTCGTCTTCTTTTTATACGTGTATCATCGTTATTGTTATCATTATCATAAAATTTTATCATATTGATGACGTTGCTTAATCCAAAATTAATTTGGATGTATTTTTTTGATAATTCAGTCATTTTTGTATGTTGTTTTTAAACTCAATTTATATATcgcaatcattaagtaattttgatACATTTTTGAATTAATTGAGGTTTGTAACAAAATTTCGgtgtaaaaattaaaaattttatatgttattgttaacaaattttaatatatttttattctgaataattcaaatttaaattcatagAAAAATTGTATGGTAAGAAAGTTCCTTTTTTTTTCCTCCTTGTTATGGTGAGCTAAAAAATGGCATTtcattaaattagttttatttttgtttgttcttAGCACAAGATTGATATGTTGGGATAGGGTTAGTTGGTACAGAATTTatcaataaagaaaaaaatatggagTCATGAAATAGAACATACACCTCAATGATCTTCGTCAAtgagtttcttttcttttctgttgaCAATGAATAATCCATTTTAAAAAGctgtcatttttatttttacttttttaatgGAGAAACTTTCTAAGAACCACTAAATAAACATTTGGCACAAACAGGTTTTACATATACATATTTAAAAAATGCAGTTGACACAACACCTCAACTCCTCAAGCACATCATTACCGATTCAGAACCATCCTTAATGCATATACTCATACATTAgtaatataatttaatattataatcaTAGAATATCTTTTTGCTACTTAAGCAATGACTTAGGATAACACGGCTAACCATACGAAAACTAATACCTAAAAAACGAAAGATAACATAAGCTGCAAGCAATGATGTCAGTGcattggacaattaaatgcagGCCACTAGAAATGTTTATTTTAAATCAGAAATTTTTAAGTAATCCATGAAATAGATAAGATAAGCAAGGAAGGTCGACCAAATATTCAATGACTGGAGGTGagcgaaaataaaaaataagaataaaatggCATAAGTATAATTAATAAGTCAAAGGGAGAAATTCCTACGTAACGTTGCGGATTTGAGTTGAAAAGGAATCAAACGAAAGCCAAAAACATGTGTTTGTTTCCTTTTGGATTGCGGGTTTCACTGGTTTGTATTTAACGAACCAAAAACCAAAACAAAGGGTTGGTGGAGTTGGAGTGGGGCCTACGCTCACACTGTCACACATTACCCCACTTGATCACATGCACCGTCCAATACGTCCATGAATGATTCTTGATGGCTGATGCTCGTTTGTTTAAAATTTCTCTGTCATTTCCCTATTCTTGACGGCAGactatgaatttttttttctttttggaaatCCCGTATATGAAATCCCGTATATGAAATGCAatcgaaaaatatgaattaattttatgtgaagttgataattaagaattattaaataaaaatttaattaaattatttaattatttaattatttaattacttttaaatcTTTAAAAGTACCGGTACCACTAAAAGAATCTGTATGTCAAACAGATATCATCAAACAAGATATTGAAAATAAAGAAGCTGTGGAGAGGATTT includes:
- the LOC107606082 gene encoding fluoride export protein 2, translated to MERLNSGAGSSSIRRRSLSVSSHVSHRTENDDDAESESVSEAGDIGDRALPSRRFSATNSFRFSFDETKSDENGGTAADVEQLQPPRASSAIRPLPPQLVASPLSTTDAVLPSEEPKKETRKGLPEFLDYASCMIHMAVFGILGVLTRYLLQKLFGPGEANLTSNKTVLYLDLPANMIGSFLMGWFGVVFKTDISQVSEHLAIAITTGYLGSLTTFSGWNQKMLQLSVSGHWLFAILGFLLGLFLVGFSIIVGIETAKGFKWLLNKLNMCSGSGNNSENCRVDSPQRHLAAMTMFLVILGILWGVSGALLKAKFKNGGSGAELWFACMVGPVGVWIRWFLARLNGRGLGRAGLFKWMPFGTLIANVSAACVMAALSTVKEAVNTKDCDTIVIGTQLGLLGCLSTVSTFAAEFNAMRESNHPWRAYVYAIITMCASFVLGILIYCVPVWATGYDTST